From the Pungitius pungitius chromosome 6, fPunPun2.1, whole genome shotgun sequence genome, one window contains:
- the rad52 gene encoding DNA repair protein RAD52 homolog isoform X2 yields the protein MSDPPAERSSAAPTRFGQCTYTAEEQDAVNKALRQKLGPEYISSRMAGGGQKVCYVEGHRVIGLANEMFGYNGWSHSISQQNVDFIDIINGKFYVGVSAFVKVQLKDGAYHEDVGYGVSEGLKSKALALEKARKEAVTDGMKRALKCFGNALGNCILDKEYLIAINKIPKQPPPPLDPAKTKRCEGEPLVEKARYSSLLQEEKLQSAVGSGRTPLDPRVLNHIQNYPEVHTPDAAGAADRRSDDNDSKPDRDSVKVGGSLEHTDPKQLRKLRQQQLQQKFRREMESRKLQQIPGQVKCEDMQGTIGRASGGGLQDVGTAHRKPGGRDEHLADDPELWDFSLDGIDLLDVPVHRAAAPGTPGNHKMLTRSKTPQRTTDKPPPHAALCRPPHQNQYPARAGEDVSPHRQGQHMKKRRLDT from the exons ATGTCCGACCCGCCGGCGGAGAGGAGCTCCGCTGCACCGACGCGCTTCGGACAG TGTACCTACACAGCTGAGGAGCAGGATGCGGTGAACAAAGCTCTGCGACAGAAGCTGGGACCAGAGTACATCAGCAGCCGAATggctggaggaggacagaag GTTTGCTATGTAGAAGGGCATCGTGTAATCGGCCTGGCCAATGAGATGTTTGGGTACAACGGATGGTCTCACTCCATCTCTCAGCAGAATGTCG ACTTTATAGACATCATCAACGGGAAGTTTTATGTTGGAGTGAGTGCATTTGTCAAAGTGCAACTGAAG GACGGGGCGTATCATGAGGATGTCGGGTACGGGGTCAGTGAAGGACTGAAATCCAAAGCTCTGGCGCTGGAAAAGGCGAGAAAGGAAGCTGTCACAGACGGCATGAAAAGGGCACTGAA ATGCTTCGGTAATGCTCTTGGAAACTGCATCCTTGATAAAGAATATCTCATAGCCATTAACAAGATCCCCAAACAG cctcctcctcctctagacCCAGCAAAGACGAAGCGCTGCGAGGGTGAGCCCTTAGTGGAGAAGGCCCGGTACTCCAGTCTGCTCCAAGAGGAGAAGCTTCAATCTGCTGTGGGTTCTGGGAGGACGCCGCTGGACCCGCGAGTCCTCAACCACATCCAGAACTATCCAGAAGTTCACACTCCGGATGCTGCCGGCGCCGCTGACAGAAGGAGTGACGACAATGACTCCAA ACCTGACCGTGACTCAGTGAAAGTTGGCGGGTCACTGGAGCACACAGACCCCAAACAGCTGAGAAAGCTccgacagcagcagcttcaacAGAAGTtcaggagagagatggagagcaggaagctgcagcagaTACCGGGTCAGGTCAAGTGCGAGGACATGCAGGGGACTATTGGACGAGCCTCAGGTGGAG GTCTTCAAGACGTCGGCACCGCACACAGGAAGCCAGGCGGCAGGGACGAGCATTTAGCAG acgATCCTGAGCTCTGGGATTTCTCTCTGGATGGGATCGACCTGCTGGACGTCCCGGTCCACAGGGCGGCCGCACCGGGAACGCCCGGGAACCACAAGATGCTGACGCGCAGCAAGACCCCTCAGAGAACTACGGACAAGCCCCCACCGCACGCGGCGCTGTGCAGACCTCCACATCAGAACCAGTACCCGGCCCGAGCAG GTGAAGACGTCAGTCCGCACAGACAAGGACAGCACATGAAGAAACGCCGACTGGACACCTGA
- the rad52 gene encoding DNA repair protein RAD52 homolog isoform X3, producing MNITFKTFRVTLHPLLCLVCVLCCQCTYTAEEQDAVNKALRQKLGPEYISSRMAGGGQKVCYVEGHRVIGLANEMFGYNGWSHSISQQNVDFIDIINGKFYVGVSAFVKVQLKDGAYHEDVGYGVSEGLKSKALALEKARKEAVTDGMKRALKCFGNALGNCILDKEYLIAINKIPKQPPPPLDPAKTKRCEGEPLVEKARYSSLLQEEKLQSAVGSGRTPLDPRVLNHIQNYPEVHTPDAAGAADRRSDDNDSKPDRDSVKVGGSLEHTDPKQLRKLRQQQLQQKFRREMESRKLQQIPGQVKCEDMQGTIGRASGGGLQDVGTAHRKPGGRDEHLAGYVSRRQKAPHTLTS from the exons ATGAATATCACATTTAAAACCTTCAGAGTCACCCTACACCCTTTATTATGCCTGGTGTGTGTACTCTGTTGTCAGTGTACCTACACAGCTGAGGAGCAGGATGCGGTGAACAAAGCTCTGCGACAGAAGCTGGGACCAGAGTACATCAGCAGCCGAATggctggaggaggacagaag GTTTGCTATGTAGAAGGGCATCGTGTAATCGGCCTGGCCAATGAGATGTTTGGGTACAACGGATGGTCTCACTCCATCTCTCAGCAGAATGTCG ACTTTATAGACATCATCAACGGGAAGTTTTATGTTGGAGTGAGTGCATTTGTCAAAGTGCAACTGAAG GACGGGGCGTATCATGAGGATGTCGGGTACGGGGTCAGTGAAGGACTGAAATCCAAAGCTCTGGCGCTGGAAAAGGCGAGAAAGGAAGCTGTCACAGACGGCATGAAAAGGGCACTGAA ATGCTTCGGTAATGCTCTTGGAAACTGCATCCTTGATAAAGAATATCTCATAGCCATTAACAAGATCCCCAAACAG cctcctcctcctctagacCCAGCAAAGACGAAGCGCTGCGAGGGTGAGCCCTTAGTGGAGAAGGCCCGGTACTCCAGTCTGCTCCAAGAGGAGAAGCTTCAATCTGCTGTGGGTTCTGGGAGGACGCCGCTGGACCCGCGAGTCCTCAACCACATCCAGAACTATCCAGAAGTTCACACTCCGGATGCTGCCGGCGCCGCTGACAGAAGGAGTGACGACAATGACTCCAA ACCTGACCGTGACTCAGTGAAAGTTGGCGGGTCACTGGAGCACACAGACCCCAAACAGCTGAGAAAGCTccgacagcagcagcttcaacAGAAGTtcaggagagagatggagagcaggaagctgcagcagaTACCGGGTCAGGTCAAGTGCGAGGACATGCAGGGGACTATTGGACGAGCCTCAGGTGGAG GTCTTCAAGACGTCGGCACCGCACACAGGAAGCCAGGCGGCAGGGACGAGCATTTAGCAGGTTATGTTAGCCGCCGCCAGAAGGCTCCACACACTCTGACCTCGTG a
- the rad52 gene encoding DNA repair protein RAD52 homolog isoform X1 codes for MNITFKTFRVTLHPLLCLVCVLCCQCTYTAEEQDAVNKALRQKLGPEYISSRMAGGGQKVCYVEGHRVIGLANEMFGYNGWSHSISQQNVDFIDIINGKFYVGVSAFVKVQLKDGAYHEDVGYGVSEGLKSKALALEKARKEAVTDGMKRALKCFGNALGNCILDKEYLIAINKIPKQPPPPLDPAKTKRCEGEPLVEKARYSSLLQEEKLQSAVGSGRTPLDPRVLNHIQNYPEVHTPDAAGAADRRSDDNDSKPDRDSVKVGGSLEHTDPKQLRKLRQQQLQQKFRREMESRKLQQIPGQVKCEDMQGTIGRASGGGLQDVGTAHRKPGGRDEHLADDPELWDFSLDGIDLLDVPVHRAAAPGTPGNHKMLTRSKTPQRTTDKPPPHAALCRPPHQNQYPARAGEDVSPHRQGQHMKKRRLDT; via the exons ATGAATATCACATTTAAAACCTTCAGAGTCACCCTACACCCTTTATTATGCCTGGTGTGTGTACTCTGTTGTCAGTGTACCTACACAGCTGAGGAGCAGGATGCGGTGAACAAAGCTCTGCGACAGAAGCTGGGACCAGAGTACATCAGCAGCCGAATggctggaggaggacagaag GTTTGCTATGTAGAAGGGCATCGTGTAATCGGCCTGGCCAATGAGATGTTTGGGTACAACGGATGGTCTCACTCCATCTCTCAGCAGAATGTCG ACTTTATAGACATCATCAACGGGAAGTTTTATGTTGGAGTGAGTGCATTTGTCAAAGTGCAACTGAAG GACGGGGCGTATCATGAGGATGTCGGGTACGGGGTCAGTGAAGGACTGAAATCCAAAGCTCTGGCGCTGGAAAAGGCGAGAAAGGAAGCTGTCACAGACGGCATGAAAAGGGCACTGAA ATGCTTCGGTAATGCTCTTGGAAACTGCATCCTTGATAAAGAATATCTCATAGCCATTAACAAGATCCCCAAACAG cctcctcctcctctagacCCAGCAAAGACGAAGCGCTGCGAGGGTGAGCCCTTAGTGGAGAAGGCCCGGTACTCCAGTCTGCTCCAAGAGGAGAAGCTTCAATCTGCTGTGGGTTCTGGGAGGACGCCGCTGGACCCGCGAGTCCTCAACCACATCCAGAACTATCCAGAAGTTCACACTCCGGATGCTGCCGGCGCCGCTGACAGAAGGAGTGACGACAATGACTCCAA ACCTGACCGTGACTCAGTGAAAGTTGGCGGGTCACTGGAGCACACAGACCCCAAACAGCTGAGAAAGCTccgacagcagcagcttcaacAGAAGTtcaggagagagatggagagcaggaagctgcagcagaTACCGGGTCAGGTCAAGTGCGAGGACATGCAGGGGACTATTGGACGAGCCTCAGGTGGAG GTCTTCAAGACGTCGGCACCGCACACAGGAAGCCAGGCGGCAGGGACGAGCATTTAGCAG acgATCCTGAGCTCTGGGATTTCTCTCTGGATGGGATCGACCTGCTGGACGTCCCGGTCCACAGGGCGGCCGCACCGGGAACGCCCGGGAACCACAAGATGCTGACGCGCAGCAAGACCCCTCAGAGAACTACGGACAAGCCCCCACCGCACGCGGCGCTGTGCAGACCTCCACATCAGAACCAGTACCCGGCCCGAGCAG GTGAAGACGTCAGTCCGCACAGACAAGGACAGCACATGAAGAAACGCCGACTGGACACCTGA